A single window of Microbacterium croceum DNA harbors:
- a CDS encoding MarR family winged helix-turn-helix transcriptional regulator has protein sequence MSAASDEPARTEAPDSAEGSDLDQAVSRVEHELGRLFARIRVSWREAAATVHPDLQPLGYQVLTSIATGKATSAGAIIERLQTDKSAVSRHVRQLEQLGLVESVRDPEDRRARVLVATELAQERVALARSRYEARLAERLRRWSAADLDHFAELLADFGD, from the coding sequence ATGAGTGCCGCGTCCGACGAACCCGCCCGCACCGAGGCGCCGGACTCCGCCGAAGGCTCCGATCTCGACCAGGCGGTCTCGCGCGTCGAGCACGAGCTGGGGCGCCTGTTCGCGCGGATCCGGGTGAGCTGGCGCGAAGCCGCCGCCACCGTGCATCCCGATCTGCAGCCGTTGGGGTACCAGGTGCTGACCTCGATCGCGACGGGCAAGGCCACCTCCGCCGGAGCGATCATCGAGCGGCTGCAGACAGACAAGTCCGCCGTCAGCCGCCACGTGCGTCAGCTCGAGCAGCTGGGTCTGGTCGAGAGCGTCCGCGACCCGGAAGACCGCCGGGCGCGTGTGCTGGTCGCGACCGAGCTGGCACAGGAGCGGGTGGCGCTCGCGCGGTCGCGGTACGAGGCCCGTCTCGCGGAGCGGTTGCGGCGCTGGTCGGCCGCGGACCTCGACCACTTCGCCGAGCTGCTCGCCGACTTCGGTGACTGA
- a CDS encoding MarR family winged helix-turn-helix transcriptional regulator: MVASEAAMSSDVDTALSDLQTHLNLIFARTRTLWKESAARIDPELQVGGYKLLTFIERAERANAHELADKFEMDKSVISRHVRMLEDLGLLESRPDERDGRQRVLTATPAACAALAELRRDHATRLRTVVAGLTQDEIAAASKVFRLLSEV, translated from the coding sequence ATGGTCGCTTCGGAAGCGGCGATGTCCTCGGACGTCGACACGGCGCTCAGCGATCTGCAGACCCATCTGAACCTGATCTTCGCGCGCACGCGGACGCTGTGGAAGGAGTCGGCGGCCCGCATCGATCCGGAGCTGCAGGTCGGCGGCTACAAGCTGCTGACGTTCATCGAGCGTGCGGAGCGGGCGAACGCCCACGAGCTCGCGGACAAGTTCGAGATGGACAAGTCCGTCATCAGCCGCCACGTGCGGATGCTGGAGGACCTGGGTCTGCTGGAGTCCCGTCCCGACGAGCGCGACGGCCGCCAGCGGGTGCTGACGGCCACGCCCGCGGCGTGTGCCGCACTCGCCGAGCTGCGCCGCGACCACGCCACACGCCTGCGCACGGTCGTGGCGGGGCTCACGCAGGACGAGATCGCGGCCGCGTCGAAGGTCTTCCGGCTGCTGTCCGAGGTGTGA
- a CDS encoding DHA2 family efflux MFS transporter permease subunit → MPVTTPSSSPVSEATRSPREVFTAISGLVVGMFVAVLSGTVVSTSMPVIIADLGGTQSQYTWVITASLLATAVSTPIWGKLADLVDRKILVQLSLIIFTVGTVVAGFSTDTNMLIAVRVVQGIGVGGLMSLVMIAVALIISPRERGKYMGVVGGIMALGTIGGPLLGGLLTDVWGWRSNFFVGVPFAILALVLLQFTLHLPKPQRDTKVSIDYFGIVLLAVGVSTLLIWVSMGGSQFDWDSSTSIMLAVIAGVAIAGFIAVEFFVTEPIVPMSLFTGRTFTLSVIASIAIGVSMFATSVFLAQYFQLARGATPTESGLMTIPMIVGQMGASIIIGQLVSRFGKWKGWMLTGATLTTIGVSLMSTLRYDTPFPLVAVYMFALGAGLGMVMQNLTLIVQNDTPPQQLGAASSNVNFFRTIAGTIGVTVMGAMLSTSVASYMTDALKGFTPTTQDEVDALQHLASGDVPKVTQLPDTIRAIVEGAYGHGIADAFIVAIPLAVISIIAIAFIKNKPLSTKNAAEQLREQAEESVIEVAEAEVGASMATGSIRIAGAESTSAPTGAVTVLEREDRESGR, encoded by the coding sequence ATCCCCGTGACAACACCCTCTTCTTCACCGGTCTCCGAGGCCACACGTTCGCCTCGCGAGGTCTTCACCGCGATCTCCGGCCTCGTCGTCGGCATGTTCGTCGCGGTGCTCTCGGGCACCGTCGTCTCGACCTCGATGCCGGTCATCATCGCCGACCTCGGCGGTACCCAGTCCCAGTACACCTGGGTCATCACGGCGAGCCTGCTGGCGACCGCCGTGTCCACCCCCATCTGGGGCAAGCTCGCCGACCTGGTCGACCGCAAGATCCTCGTGCAGCTCTCGCTGATCATCTTCACGGTCGGCACCGTGGTCGCCGGGTTCTCGACCGACACGAACATGCTGATCGCCGTGCGCGTCGTGCAGGGCATCGGCGTCGGCGGCCTGATGTCGCTCGTGATGATCGCCGTCGCCCTCATCATCTCTCCGCGCGAGCGCGGCAAGTACATGGGTGTCGTCGGCGGCATCATGGCCCTCGGCACCATCGGCGGCCCGTTGCTCGGCGGACTCCTCACCGACGTGTGGGGCTGGCGCTCCAACTTCTTCGTCGGCGTCCCGTTCGCGATCCTCGCCCTCGTGCTGCTGCAGTTCACGCTGCATCTGCCGAAGCCCCAGCGTGACACCAAGGTCTCGATCGACTACTTCGGCATCGTGCTGCTCGCGGTGGGCGTCTCGACGCTTCTCATCTGGGTGTCGATGGGCGGCAGCCAGTTCGACTGGGACTCCTCGACGAGCATCATGCTCGCCGTGATCGCCGGTGTCGCGATCGCCGGTTTCATCGCGGTCGAGTTCTTCGTCACGGAGCCGATCGTCCCGATGTCGCTCTTCACGGGCCGCACCTTCACGCTGTCGGTCATCGCCTCGATCGCCATCGGCGTCTCGATGTTCGCCACCTCGGTGTTCCTCGCGCAGTACTTCCAGCTGGCCCGTGGGGCCACGCCCACGGAGTCGGGCCTCATGACGATCCCGATGATCGTCGGTCAGATGGGCGCGTCGATCATCATCGGCCAGCTCGTCAGCCGCTTCGGCAAGTGGAAGGGCTGGATGCTCACGGGCGCCACTCTCACCACGATCGGCGTCAGCCTGATGTCGACGCTGCGCTACGACACCCCGTTCCCGCTGGTCGCCGTCTACATGTTCGCGCTCGGCGCCGGTCTCGGCATGGTCATGCAGAACCTCACGCTCATCGTGCAGAACGACACGCCTCCGCAGCAGCTCGGCGCGGCGTCGTCGAACGTCAACTTCTTCCGCACCATCGCCGGCACCATCGGCGTGACGGTCATGGGCGCCATGCTCTCGACGAGCGTCGCCAGCTACATGACCGATGCGCTGAAGGGGTTCACCCCGACCACGCAGGACGAGGTCGACGCGCTGCAGCACCTCGCCTCGGGTGATGTGCCGAAGGTGACGCAGCTTCCCGACACGATCCGCGCGATCGTCGAGGGAGCGTACGGTCACGGCATCGCCGACGCCTTCATCGTCGCGATCCCCCTCGCCGTGATCTCGATCATCGCGATCGCGTTCATCAAGAACAAGCCGCTGTCGACCAAGAATGCCGCCGAGCAGCTGCGCGAGCAGGCCGAGGAGTCGGTGATCGAGGTCGCCGAGGCCGAGGTCGGCGCCTCGATGGCCACCGGTTCCATCCGGATCGCCGGTGCCGAGTCGACGTCGGCACCCACCGGAGCGGTGACCGTGCTCGAACGCGAGGACCGGGAGTCGGGGCGCTGA
- a CDS encoding helix-turn-helix domain-containing protein, with amino-acid sequence MARDLASIARLLGGTLVDGGALGARAAVSSVVPLADFAVVPHPQFATLVVGDPADVVAALDSDERGAPLRLAVVVVTGVLDPVPDGVTAIIDPAMEPAVVLPTLQALLATDAAAEDRAVLAATKVLALAARRSGVAGVVAELARRLDGWAVLLDRDAQPIASAGAGALHVGDAVAVAFNRPVRVRSRALQVHPVGTDEDMSAFLVVTARSGSTSRARDLSSQAAALLDLLLRTHDGSRTERLGRATMMRVLEEGGSAALTLAKDWGVRDRTLAAFALSARTSDVDAERVVIHWLEDLGAPHLLSPSQGVVAGFAREEHIEEIARRAAAFSVPLHLGLGSPAPIDALAGSAEESRRAYEVAVAEGRGVVRYRGMPTIDLVLDRLSPPDTRRLASVLEPLRDDDLLDTLRGFLAENGAWGAAAARLGVHRQTLAARVRRIEQLTGLSMSSPDDRAAAWIALRAQA; translated from the coding sequence ATGGCTCGAGACCTGGCGTCGATCGCCCGCCTCCTGGGCGGGACCCTTGTCGACGGCGGTGCGCTGGGCGCCCGCGCAGCCGTGTCGAGCGTCGTCCCGCTCGCGGACTTCGCGGTCGTGCCGCATCCGCAGTTCGCGACCCTCGTCGTCGGCGACCCTGCCGATGTCGTCGCCGCCCTCGACAGCGACGAGCGTGGCGCCCCGCTCCGGCTCGCCGTCGTCGTCGTGACGGGAGTCCTCGATCCCGTGCCCGATGGCGTCACCGCGATCATCGACCCCGCCATGGAACCCGCAGTCGTGCTCCCGACTCTGCAGGCGCTGCTCGCGACGGATGCGGCGGCGGAGGATCGTGCTGTGCTCGCGGCGACGAAGGTGCTGGCGCTCGCGGCGCGCCGCAGCGGCGTCGCCGGCGTCGTCGCCGAGCTCGCCAGGCGTCTCGACGGATGGGCGGTGCTGCTCGACCGCGACGCGCAGCCGATCGCCTCGGCCGGTGCGGGGGCGCTGCATGTGGGGGATGCCGTCGCCGTGGCGTTCAACCGTCCGGTGCGGGTGCGCAGCCGGGCGCTGCAGGTGCACCCGGTCGGCACGGACGAGGACATGTCGGCGTTCCTGGTCGTGACTGCTCGGAGCGGCTCGACGAGCCGGGCGCGCGACCTGAGCTCGCAGGCCGCGGCGCTGCTCGACCTGCTGCTGCGCACCCATGACGGCAGTCGTACGGAGCGGCTCGGCCGGGCCACGATGATGCGCGTCCTCGAAGAGGGCGGGTCCGCCGCTCTCACGCTGGCGAAGGACTGGGGCGTGCGCGATCGCACCCTCGCGGCGTTCGCGCTCTCGGCACGCACATCCGACGTGGATGCGGAGCGGGTCGTCATCCACTGGCTGGAGGATCTCGGGGCCCCGCATCTGCTCTCGCCCTCGCAGGGGGTGGTGGCCGGCTTCGCGCGCGAGGAGCACATCGAGGAGATCGCGCGGCGGGCAGCGGCGTTCTCGGTGCCGCTGCACCTCGGTCTCGGATCTCCCGCCCCCATCGACGCGCTCGCGGGCTCGGCGGAGGAGTCGCGACGCGCGTACGAGGTCGCCGTCGCCGAGGGGCGAGGGGTGGTGCGCTATCGCGGCATGCCGACCATCGATCTGGTGCTCGACCGGCTGTCTCCGCCCGATACGCGTCGACTGGCATCGGTGCTGGAACCCCTCCGCGACGACGACCTCCTCGACACGCTGCGGGGTTTCCTGGCCGAGAACGGCGCGTGGGGCGCAGCAGCCGCGCGACTGGGGGTCCATCGCCAGACGCTGGCTGCTCGGGTGCGCCGGATCGAGCAGCTCACGGGGCTGTCGATGTCGAGTCCCGACGACCGTGCTGCCGCCTGGATCGCGCTGCGTGCTCAGGCGTAG
- a CDS encoding alcohol dehydrogenase catalytic domain-containing protein, with protein sequence MQAIVFRDTDSPIEHTEVQLAPPAAGEVRVKIAAAGVCHSDLHVKRGEWTAAAPMVMGHEGSGVVVELGEGVTSLAVGDHVVLSWVPPCGECRYCRSGHEARCQKVATVVAPHGVLFDGTSRLSKDGETIHHYLGVSSFAEEVVVPASGAIKVRDDAPLDVIAVVGCAVATGVGAVMNTAGVEPGALVAVIGCGGVGLNVIQGARLAGAERIVAIDVREDKTRLAAQFGATDQIVAPDGDAVAQLRALLPDGVDYAFDAIGRTVTTEQSIEMLGLGGAAVIVGLPPTGARASFEPLVLAEADQRILGSNYGSVRPAIDIPALVDRYMDGQLILDPLISSRRPLAEAAEAFAELESGQALRTLLIP encoded by the coding sequence ATGCAGGCCATCGTATTCCGCGACACCGACAGCCCGATCGAGCACACCGAGGTGCAGCTCGCACCCCCGGCTGCCGGCGAGGTGCGCGTGAAGATCGCCGCCGCAGGCGTCTGCCACTCCGACCTGCACGTCAAGCGCGGAGAGTGGACGGCAGCGGCACCGATGGTCATGGGCCATGAGGGCTCGGGCGTGGTCGTGGAACTGGGCGAGGGCGTCACCTCGCTCGCGGTCGGCGATCATGTCGTGCTCAGCTGGGTGCCGCCGTGCGGCGAGTGCCGCTACTGCCGCTCCGGCCACGAAGCGCGCTGCCAGAAGGTGGCGACGGTCGTCGCCCCGCACGGCGTGCTGTTCGACGGCACCTCGCGCCTGAGCAAGGACGGCGAGACGATCCACCACTACCTCGGCGTCTCCTCGTTCGCCGAGGAGGTCGTGGTGCCCGCCTCCGGCGCCATCAAGGTGCGCGACGACGCCCCTCTCGATGTCATCGCCGTCGTGGGGTGCGCAGTCGCGACCGGCGTCGGCGCGGTCATGAACACGGCCGGCGTCGAGCCCGGTGCGCTCGTCGCCGTGATCGGATGCGGAGGCGTCGGTCTGAACGTCATCCAGGGCGCGCGCCTGGCCGGCGCCGAGCGGATCGTCGCGATCGACGTCCGTGAGGACAAGACCCGCCTGGCCGCACAGTTCGGCGCCACGGACCAGATCGTCGCCCCCGACGGCGACGCGGTCGCACAGCTGCGCGCCCTCCTGCCCGACGGCGTCGACTACGCCTTCGACGCGATCGGCCGCACCGTCACGACCGAGCAGTCCATCGAGATGCTCGGTCTCGGCGGCGCCGCCGTGATCGTCGGCCTCCCGCCCACCGGGGCCCGCGCCTCGTTCGAGCCGCTCGTGCTGGCCGAAGCAGACCAGCGCATCCTCGGCTCCAACTACGGCTCGGTGCGCCCGGCCATCGACATCCCGGCCCTGGTCGACCGGTACATGGACGGGCAGCTGATCCTCGATCCGCTGATCTCCTCGCGCCGCCCCCTCGCCGAGGCCGCCGAGGCGTTCGCCGAGCTCGAATCCGGCCAGGCGCTGCGCACCCTCCTCATCCCCTGA